The following nucleotide sequence is from candidate division WWE3 bacterium.
AATTATTTTTAATCGGTTGACTGGATTCCGGGTCAAGCCCGGAATGACAGGTGGGGTTGGTTATGAGGGTGGGTTCACTCTCGTGGAGTTACTAATCGTCATTGCGGTGATGGTGGTGATTTTTGCGGCCATTATCCCCTCTTTTAACAACTTTACTAAAAGTCAGTATTTGGAACAAGCGACGCAGCAGCTCATAAATGACCTCCGCAGTGCCCAATCAAAGGCTCAACAAGGCGTTAGCGTTGGCGGGGCGACGGCTTACTGTTGGTTTTTGTTGACCGGTAACACAGCGTCGTCAGCATATACAGTTGGTACTTCTAACGCCGCCGTTTGTACCGCTTCCAATACCGTTTCTACTTTAAGTTTGCCAAATTCTATTTCTTTTAAAGATGCTGGCGGTAAGAGTATCTATTTTAATCAGCTGACCGGATCTCTTAACAACGCGGCTTCAACAATAACAATCCAAATCGGTAATGACACGGTTAACAAATGCGTTAACATTGATCCTTCAGGAAATATTTATGCAACGTCTTGCTAACGAACGTGGACAAACTTTAGTCGAAGCTCTGCTGGCGGTCGCCTTTGCTGTGGTTGTCGTGGTGGCTTTGGTCGGCGTTGGGATTACGGCGATGCGGACGGCGGATTACGGCAAGAATCAGGCCGAGGCGACGAGACTTTCCACAGAGGCTTTAGAATTATTACGAAATCAGCGTGACGGCGGCTGGGCTAATTTTCTAGCGGTGGCTCAGAACTGCGTCAATCCTCCGAATACTGGATGCTGTTTACCTCAAAGTAATGTATTGTCTATGACGGCTACCCAGACTCCCTTAAGCTGTTTGGTTGCCAGTGGTGGTTATAACCGTTACGTTGTTCCGGTAATTTCGGCTAGTTCTATTGTATATACAGTGCATACCTCTTATATAGAAGGTTCTGTGTCGCGTGATGTGTCGCTAACGCAGACTTTTACAAATTGGCACTAAATGATGGTGGAAAACAAACAACAAACAACAAACAACAATAATCGTGGATTTACCCTCGTCGAAATGCTGATCTCGATTGCCGTCATTGCCGTCGTCGGAGTTCTCGGCGGCGAT
It contains:
- a CDS encoding prepilin-type N-terminal cleavage/methylation domain-containing protein gives rise to the protein MKIIFNRLTGFRVKPGMTGGVGYEGGFTLVELLIVIAVMVVIFAAIIPSFNNFTKSQYLEQATQQLINDLRSAQSKAQQGVSVGGATAYCWFLLTGNTASSAYTVGTSNAAVCTASNTVSTLSLPNSISFKDAGGKSIYFNQLTGSLNNAASTITIQIGNDTVNKCVNIDPSGNIYATSC